The Candidatus Latescibacterota bacterium genomic interval GACGAAGCAAGGAAGAGCATCGGGGAGGAACCTGGAAACCTGATACTTTTCTTTGGGTATATCAGGGCCTACAAAGGGCTGGAATTCCTTATCCGCTCAATGAGTGAAATCATATCACGCATTCCTGCCCGCCTGCTTGTCGTTGGCGAATTTTATGAGGACAGGGAACCATATGACAGACTTGTAAGCGAGCTTGGGCTTGAGGATTCCATAAGATTTGTTGACCGATATGTTGAGAATGAAGAAGTGCAGCAGTATTTTTCGGCCTGTGATCTGGTTGTGCTTCCGTACATTTCGGCCACGCAGAGTGGAATAGCTCAGATAGCCGTTGCGTTCGACAGACCCATGGTCGTGACTCGCGTCGGGGGGCTTCCTGAAGTTGTGGCAGAGGGCAGGACAGGCTTTGTCGTCGACCCGGGTGATCCGTCGGCCCTGGCCGACAGGATCATCGGATTTTTCACCGAAGGTTTGGCTGAGAAGATGGCTCCATTCTTTGAAGAAGAAAAGAAACGGTTTTCCTGGGAATCCATGGTCAATGCCCTGAAGGCTCTCATCGTCCGTGCCGGAGAAGGGGGGAGGAAGATTGACGGATAACGTCGTTGACGTGGTCGTCCTCAACTGGAATGGACGGGATGTGATCTTACCCTGCCTCGAGTCGCTCGGCAAGGTCACGGATCCTCCGATTCGAGTGATGGTGGTGGATAACGCTTCTACTGACAAATCGGTGGACCTCGTTAGAGAAAGATATCCCGGGATCGAACTCGTCGAGAATCCACGGAATCTTCTTTTTGCTGAGGGAAACAACGTCGGCCTGAGGAAGGTCATGGAAAGGGGTGGGCGTTTCCTGCTTCTCCTCAACAATGACACGGAAGTCGATCCTGATTTCATCAGTGAGATGATGAAGTGCATGGATGACAAGAAAGCGGGGATAGTGGGGCCGAAGATATTCTATTTCAACGAACCGACCAGGATCTGGTACGGAGGAGGTGGGTTTATCCCCCTGCTCTGGATCCCGAAACATGAAAATATAAGAAAGAGGCAGACTCCCGATGATGATGTGATTCGTTCGACGGAATGGGTATCAGGATGCGCCATGCTCGTGCGGAGAGAAGTCATGGAAGAAATAGGATTCCTTGACCCCCTGTACACGATCTACTGTGAAGATGTGGATTTCTGCCTGAGGGCGCGCGAGGCGGGCTGGAAATGTCTTTATGCTCCCCACGCGCGCGTGTGGCACAAGGTAAGCTCTTCGAGTGGGGGAGGAATGACGCCATTCAAGCTGGAGAACAGGATCGCAAGCACAGGCAGGCTGTTTCGCCGTTTCCGGCCGGGATGCTGGAATATCCTGATGGCGCCAGTACACCTGCTGGTATTTGTTATCATGCTGGCCGGATTGGCAGTCGGGGGCCGGCCGGGACTGGCATGGGCTGCGATTAAAGGTGTCCACCGCACCTTGCGTTAATGCGCTGATGTGATGTGCTTTACAGGTTTACTGCCGGAGCGTTAAATGGTAGGATTAGAAAAAGGTGCCTGAATGATCCGAGGAGGCTTTTTTGGAAAATGATAGAGAACCTGTCAGGACATCTGATCCTGTCGCATGGCTGGATGCTGCCGCTGGCTGGCGCAAAGGTATTGTACTTGTAGTATTTCTGTTGGTCGTACTCTGTATTCTCATGCCTGATCTGATATTCAGCAACAAGATCTTTCTGGTTCCGGATACAAAGGCTCCCATCAGCTTCAGTGAGGTCGGGAAACAGGAACTTACCGAGGGGACATATCCTCTTTGGAATCCATACCTGTTTTGCGGCATGCCCAGCTACCAGAGTCTTTCATATACGCCATACGTATATCCTCCAGCATTCCTGACATACATCCTGCAGGAGTTCATGGGATTTCCCGAGATGACATGGTTGCTGATCCACTATCTGATGGCAGGCATCGGTATATACCTGCTTGTAAGGTCTTTCGGTGTCAGAAGCTCGATTGCCATCATGGCTGGCGCCCTGTTCATGATCATGCCTAATTTTATCGCGGTCGGCGCACACGGCCACGGGTCCCAGGCTTGTTCTACTGCCTATATACCGTTTGCTCTTCTGTTCTGCCGCAAGATTCTGACAGGGCGTGCCAGGCTTCTGAATTCGGGGCTTCTAGCGATCGTGCTGGGCTTCCAGATGCTTCGGGGCCATATCCAGATCTCATACTACACATATCTTATTATCGGATTCTTTTTCTTGATCCATTCTATATATCTTGCCAGGGATCGTAACTGGAAGGAACTTGCAGGTAACCTCGGTTTCCTGATGTTCAGCCTGGTTCTGGCTCTTGGAATCTCTTCAGTCCTGGTACTTCCTGTAAGAGCATACGCGGACTATTCTATCCGGGGGGGGGACGGAGGAGGCCTGAGTTACGATTATGCTACCGGATGGAGCCTTCATCCGCGCGAGATGCTTACATTTATTTTCCCCTGGTCTTACGGATTCGGAAAAGGAACGTATTGGGGCAGTATGCCTTTTACTGATTATCCGAATTATCTTGGTATTATCACCTGTTTGTTTTCTGCCCTGGCGATGATTGTGGTCAGGACCAGATGGAAATGGTATATCCTTTCCGCCGCTGTTCTGGCTACATTGATTTCGTTCGGACGGTTTTTTCCAGTCCTTTATGATCCTCTGTTCAAGTTCATGCCTTTCTTCAGCAAGTTCAGAGTGCCTGTGATGATATTGATAGTCCAGCAGCTGATGTTCGTTGTGTTGATGGCGCTTGGAATCGAGGAATATATAAAGTTGTCCTCCGAAGACAGACTTCCGGCTTTTCTCAGGATTGAAAAGCTCAAGTGGGTACTTATTGCCATGGCAGCTGTTCTGGTTATCGTCCTTGTGGCGGGTAATTCGATTCAGGACGGGCTCATAGGTGATGCGGCTGTCAAGGGAAGAGTCAGGCCCCAGATGATCAGGGTCGCGGCTTCCTCCTATGCTACTGATCTTGTAAGGACCCTGTTTATTGTTGCTGTGTCGGTGGGAATACTGTTCGTAGCTTCATGGAAGCGTCTGAGGCCCGGTCTGGTGATAGCCTTCCTCGCGCTGCTGGCTCTGTTTGATATGATCACGATAGATCATCTGGTCCTGAGACCCGAGAAGACCTGGGCTTCAGAAAGGTACAAGCTCATCCAGAAAGTGGAGGCTCGGGATTCATTCAAGGAGGAGAACAGGGTTGCTCCGATCCTGGCGTCTGATGATTCCCTGTTCAGGGTTTTTCCGATACCGTATGTCCAACCGGGTAGCTGGAGTCACAATGCATTTCCGTTCAGCGACAACAGCTATATGATCTCGGGCATGTTCTCTCTCGGTGGATATCATGCGGCGAAACTGAAGAACTACCAGGATGTGATGGATGTGATATTTGCGAGTTTCAACAGGGGAAGGATTCCGGACAAGATACTCAACATGCTTGGAGCGAAGTATTTTGTGTCTCTCCAGCCCCTTTCCTGGGAGCGT includes:
- a CDS encoding glycosyltransferase; translated protein: MRIALVGPAWPYRGGISHYNTCLAEELCGTHEVEVVNYSRLYPGFLFPGKTQYDESKDAHRVDSVRLIDSINPFTWVRAGFHLVRSRPDAVLVQWWHPYFAPAIFKICSIVRMFTKARIVFICHNVVPHEKSLVDRLLARIAFSTAHGFMVQSEEDRENLLAMKKNAVAGIHPHPIYDFFKKGDTGRDEARKSIGEEPGNLILFFGYIRAYKGLEFLIRSMSEIISRIPARLLVVGEFYEDREPYDRLVSELGLEDSIRFVDRYVENEEVQQYFSACDLVVLPYISATQSGIAQIAVAFDRPMVVTRVGGLPEVVAEGRTGFVVDPGDPSALADRIIGFFTEGLAEKMAPFFEEEKKRFSWESMVNALKALIVRAGEGGRKIDG
- a CDS encoding glycosyltransferase family 2 protein, with the translated sequence MTDNVVDVVVLNWNGRDVILPCLESLGKVTDPPIRVMVVDNASTDKSVDLVRERYPGIELVENPRNLLFAEGNNVGLRKVMERGGRFLLLLNNDTEVDPDFISEMMKCMDDKKAGIVGPKIFYFNEPTRIWYGGGGFIPLLWIPKHENIRKRQTPDDDVIRSTEWVSGCAMLVRREVMEEIGFLDPLYTIYCEDVDFCLRAREAGWKCLYAPHARVWHKVSSSSGGGMTPFKLENRIASTGRLFRRFRPGCWNILMAPVHLLVFVIMLAGLAVGGRPGLAWAAIKGVHRTLR
- a CDS encoding YfhO family protein → MENDREPVRTSDPVAWLDAAAGWRKGIVLVVFLLVVLCILMPDLIFSNKIFLVPDTKAPISFSEVGKQELTEGTYPLWNPYLFCGMPSYQSLSYTPYVYPPAFLTYILQEFMGFPEMTWLLIHYLMAGIGIYLLVRSFGVRSSIAIMAGALFMIMPNFIAVGAHGHGSQACSTAYIPFALLFCRKILTGRARLLNSGLLAIVLGFQMLRGHIQISYYTYLIIGFFFLIHSIYLARDRNWKELAGNLGFLMFSLVLALGISSVLVLPVRAYADYSIRGGDGGGLSYDYATGWSLHPREMLTFIFPWSYGFGKGTYWGSMPFTDYPNYLGIITCLFSALAMIVVRTRWKWYILSAAVLATLISFGRFFPVLYDPLFKFMPFFSKFRVPVMILIVQQLMFVVLMALGIEEYIKLSSEDRLPAFLRIEKLKWVLIAMAAVLVIVLVAGNSIQDGLIGDAAVKGRVRPQMIRVAASSYATDLVRTLFIVAVSVGILFVASWKRLRPGLVIAFLALLALFDMITIDHLVLRPEKTWASERYKLIQKVEARDSFKEENRVAPILASDDSLFRVFPIPYVQPGSWSHNAFPFSDNSYMISGMFSLGGYHAAKLKNYQDVMDVIFASFNRGRIPDKILNMLGAKYFVSLQPLSWERFGYTKVHEEEGNNIYLNPAALQRVFFVDRMKVMTKDEALTHLVSSTFDPSSEVLLQTVPEGGIDSAEGSSAEITDYRLNSIKINANVEKSCIMVLSEIDYPDWTAEIDGERVPVLTANYCLRAIVVGPGEHEIVFRYESPILKKSLIVSVVSLLISLIAVGLSRVIRTGKVA